From Streptomyces cyaneogriseus subsp. noncyanogenus, the proteins below share one genomic window:
- a CDS encoding DUF6458 family protein, translating into MGLGGCIILIAVGAILTFATDWDMQGVNLDLVGVILMIVGLIGVSTFSSIARRRRVVVPPTTPVVEDPAAPHHRRDGYSDGYGV; encoded by the coding sequence ATGGGCCTCGGCGGGTGCATCATCCTCATCGCCGTGGGAGCCATCCTCACGTTCGCGACCGACTGGGACATGCAGGGCGTCAACCTCGATCTGGTGGGCGTCATCCTCATGATCGTCGGCCTGATCGGCGTCTCGACGTTCAGCAGCATCGCCCGGCGCCGGCGTGTGGTGGTCCCGCCCACCACACCGGTCGTCGAGGACCCGGCGGCTCCTCACCACCGCCGCGACGGATACAGCGACGGGTACGGCGTCTGA
- a CDS encoding acyl-CoA dehydrogenase — MGHYKSNLRDIEFNLFEVLGRDKLYGTGPFAEMDVDTAKSILEELTRLSENELAESFADADRNPPVFDPETNTAPIPESFKKSYQAFMDSEYWRLGLPEEIGGTTSPRSLIWAYAELILGANPAVWMYSSGPAFAGILFDEGNEVQKHIAKIAVERQWGSTMVLTEPDAGSDVGAGRAKAVQQEDGSWHIEGVKRFITSGEHDMSENILHYVLARPEGAGPGTKGLSLFLVPKYLFDFETGELGERNGVYATNVEHKMGLKVSNTCEMTFGDRHPAKGWLIGDKHDGIRQMFRIIEFARMMVGTKAISTLSTGYLNALEYAKERVQGPDLANFMDKTAPKVTITHHPDVRRSLMTQKAYAEGMRALVMYTASIQDEIQLKEANGEDASTEHALNDLLLPIVKGYGSEKAYEQLAQSLQTFGGSGFLQEYPVEQYIRDSKIDTLYEGTTAIQGQDYFFRKIVRNQGAALNSLAEDIKKFLALATGGEELAGAREHLAKAAVELEAIVGLMLTDLAATEKDVKNIYKVGLNTTRLLMASGDVIVGYLLLKGAAIAAEKLPTASAKDRAFYTGKIAAAKFFAANVLPGVTCARKVAEGVDLEIMELDEAAF; from the coding sequence ATGGGGCACTACAAGTCGAACCTCCGGGACATCGAGTTCAACCTCTTCGAGGTGCTCGGCCGCGACAAGCTGTACGGCACCGGCCCGTTCGCGGAGATGGACGTCGACACCGCCAAGAGCATCCTCGAGGAGCTGACCCGCCTCTCGGAGAACGAGCTGGCGGAGTCCTTCGCCGACGCCGACCGCAACCCGCCGGTCTTCGACCCGGAGACGAACACCGCGCCGATCCCGGAGTCCTTCAAGAAGAGCTACCAGGCCTTCATGGACTCCGAGTACTGGCGGCTCGGCCTGCCCGAGGAGATCGGCGGCACCACCTCGCCGCGCTCCCTGATCTGGGCCTACGCGGAGCTGATCCTGGGCGCCAACCCGGCCGTGTGGATGTACTCCTCCGGCCCGGCCTTCGCGGGCATCCTCTTCGACGAGGGCAACGAGGTCCAGAAGCACATCGCCAAGATCGCCGTCGAGCGGCAGTGGGGCTCCACGATGGTGCTCACCGAGCCCGACGCCGGCTCGGACGTCGGCGCCGGCCGCGCCAAGGCCGTGCAGCAGGAGGACGGCTCCTGGCACATCGAGGGCGTGAAGCGCTTCATCACCTCCGGTGAGCACGACATGTCGGAGAACATCCTCCACTACGTCCTCGCCCGCCCCGAGGGCGCCGGCCCCGGCACCAAGGGCCTGTCCCTCTTCCTCGTCCCGAAGTACCTCTTCGACTTCGAGACCGGCGAGCTGGGCGAGCGCAACGGCGTCTACGCCACCAACGTCGAGCACAAGATGGGCCTGAAGGTCTCCAACACCTGCGAGATGACCTTCGGCGACCGCCACCCGGCCAAGGGCTGGCTGATCGGCGACAAGCACGACGGCATCCGCCAGATGTTCCGCATCATCGAGTTCGCCCGGATGATGGTCGGCACGAAGGCGATCTCCACGCTGTCGACCGGCTACCTCAACGCGCTGGAGTACGCCAAGGAGCGCGTCCAGGGCCCGGACCTGGCCAACTTCATGGACAAGACCGCGCCCAAGGTCACCATCACCCACCACCCCGACGTCCGCCGCTCGCTGATGACGCAGAAGGCGTACGCGGAGGGCATGCGCGCCCTGGTGATGTACACCGCCTCCATCCAGGACGAGATCCAGCTCAAGGAGGCGAACGGCGAGGACGCCTCCACCGAGCACGCCCTCAACGACCTCCTGCTGCCGATCGTCAAGGGCTACGGCTCGGAGAAGGCGTACGAGCAGCTCGCCCAGTCGCTCCAGACCTTCGGCGGCTCCGGCTTCCTCCAGGAGTACCCGGTCGAGCAGTACATCCGGGACTCCAAGATCGACACCCTCTACGAGGGCACCACCGCGATCCAGGGCCAGGACTACTTCTTCCGGAAGATCGTCCGCAACCAGGGCGCCGCGCTGAACTCGCTCGCCGAGGACATCAAGAAGTTCCTCGCCCTGGCCACCGGCGGCGAGGAGCTGGCCGGCGCCCGCGAGCACCTGGCGAAGGCCGCCGTCGAGCTGGAGGCCATCGTCGGCCTGATGCTCACCGACCTCGCGGCCACCGAGAAGGACGTCAAGAACATCTACAAGGTGGGGCTCAACACCACCCGTCTGCTGATGGCCTCCGGTGACGTGATCGTCGGCTACCTGCTGCTCAAGGGCGCCGCGATCGCCGCCGAGAAGCTGCCCACGGCGTCCGCCAAGGACCGGGCGTTCTACACCGGCAAGATCGCCGCGGCGAAGTTCTTCGCCGCCAACGTCCTGCCGGGCGTCACCTGCGCCCGCAAGGTGGCCGAGGGCGTCGACCTGGAGATCATGGAGCTGGACGAGGCCGCTTTCTAG
- a CDS encoding pirin family protein translates to MPAVTVENPLTLPRVTAPADAVARPVLTVTTAPSGFEGEGFPVRRAFAGINYRHLDPFIMMDQMGEVEYAPGEPKGTPWHPHRGFETVTYIIDGAFDHQDSHGGGGSITNGDTQWMTAGSGLLHIEAPPEALVMSGGLFHGLQLWVNLPAEDKMMAPRYQDIRGGQVQLLTSPDGGALLRVIAGELDGHAGPGITHTPITMIHATLAPGAEITLPWREDFNGLAYVLAGRGSVGAERRPVHLGQTAVFGAGSSLTVRADERQESRTPDLEVVLLGGRPIREPMVHYGPFVMNTKDELMQAFEDFQKGRLGTVPAVHGMSAGGPAA, encoded by the coding sequence ATGCCTGCCGTGACCGTCGAGAACCCGTTGACGCTGCCCCGTGTGACCGCTCCCGCCGACGCCGTGGCGCGTCCCGTGCTCACCGTCACGACCGCGCCCAGCGGTTTCGAGGGGGAGGGATTCCCGGTGCGCCGGGCGTTCGCGGGGATCAACTACCGCCACCTCGACCCGTTCATCATGATGGACCAGATGGGTGAGGTGGAGTACGCGCCCGGAGAGCCCAAGGGCACCCCCTGGCACCCCCACCGGGGCTTCGAGACCGTCACCTACATCATCGACGGCGCCTTCGACCACCAGGACAGCCACGGCGGCGGCGGCTCCATCACCAACGGCGACACCCAGTGGATGACCGCGGGCAGCGGCCTGCTCCACATCGAGGCCCCGCCGGAGGCGCTGGTGATGTCCGGCGGCCTCTTCCACGGCCTCCAGCTCTGGGTGAACCTGCCGGCCGAGGACAAGATGATGGCCCCGCGCTACCAGGACATCCGCGGCGGCCAGGTCCAGCTCCTGACCTCGCCCGACGGCGGCGCGCTGCTGCGTGTCATCGCCGGTGAGCTGGACGGCCACGCCGGTCCCGGCATCACCCACACGCCGATCACGATGATCCACGCCACGCTGGCGCCGGGCGCGGAGATAACCCTGCCGTGGCGGGAGGACTTCAACGGCCTGGCGTACGTGCTGGCCGGGCGCGGCAGCGTCGGTGCCGAGCGCCGTCCGGTCCACCTGGGCCAGACGGCCGTCTTCGGCGCCGGCTCCTCGCTCACCGTCCGCGCCGACGAGCGGCAGGAGTCCCGTACGCCGGACCTGGAGGTCGTCCTGCTCGGCGGCCGGCCGATCCGCGAGCCGATGGTCCACTACGGCCCGTTCGTGATGAACACCAAGGACGAGCTCATGCAGGCGTTCGAGGACTTCCAGAAGGGCCGGCTCGGCACCGTCCCCGCGGTGCACGGCATGTCGGCGGGCGGACCGGCAGCCTGA
- a CDS encoding AI-2E family transporter: MHAPTPPLPEPVRRLGAWCAVALLVSGVVYVGIRLCVEFRTAVVPVLLALLGSALLGPVYRWLVRSGVQRSLAAGLTCVAVVAVVGGAVYIVVAALIDTGDQIVASLRNAAQDLAEHFGAAGTSLDDLASNARELLSKFGGTAASGVISGVSVVGEIIAMAVLALLLVFFFLRDSDRAVGALRSLVPRRGGDTAEAMARRAFEAVEGFMRGTTFIALIDALCITVGLLVLDVPGAVGLGALVFVGAYIPYLGAFISGAVAVLVALADRGFVIALWALGVVLAVQVLEGHVLQPLIQSRTVQMHPAVVMVTITGGASVAGIVGMLLAVPLTAAAFGVAHELRDRYAAAQPPPASPGPSGSPEPSAPRS, translated from the coding sequence GTGCACGCCCCCACGCCGCCGCTCCCCGAGCCCGTACGCCGTCTCGGTGCCTGGTGCGCCGTCGCGCTGCTCGTCAGCGGCGTGGTCTACGTCGGGATCCGGCTGTGCGTGGAGTTCCGCACGGCGGTGGTGCCCGTTCTGCTCGCGCTGCTCGGCTCGGCCCTGCTCGGCCCGGTGTACCGGTGGCTGGTGCGCTCCGGGGTGCAGCGGTCGCTGGCCGCCGGGCTGACCTGCGTCGCCGTCGTCGCCGTGGTGGGCGGGGCCGTGTACATCGTGGTGGCCGCGCTCATCGACACCGGCGACCAGATCGTCGCCTCGCTCCGCAACGCCGCCCAGGATCTCGCCGAGCACTTCGGCGCGGCCGGGACCTCGCTGGACGACCTGGCCTCCAACGCGCGCGAGCTGCTGTCGAAGTTCGGCGGGACCGCCGCCTCCGGGGTGATCAGCGGGGTCAGCGTGGTGGGCGAGATCATCGCCATGGCCGTCCTCGCCCTGCTGCTCGTCTTCTTCTTCCTGCGGGACTCCGACCGGGCCGTCGGCGCCCTGCGCTCGCTCGTCCCGCGCCGCGGCGGCGACACCGCGGAGGCGATGGCCCGGCGGGCCTTCGAGGCCGTCGAGGGCTTCATGCGCGGGACCACGTTCATCGCCCTGATCGACGCCCTCTGCATCACCGTCGGCCTGCTCGTCCTCGACGTGCCGGGCGCCGTCGGCCTGGGCGCGCTGGTCTTCGTCGGCGCCTACATCCCCTACCTCGGCGCCTTCATCTCCGGGGCGGTGGCGGTGCTGGTCGCCCTCGCCGACCGGGGCTTCGTCATCGCGCTGTGGGCGCTAGGAGTGGTGCTGGCCGTGCAGGTGCTGGAGGGGCATGTGCTCCAGCCGCTGATCCAGAGCCGGACGGTGCAGATGCATCCGGCGGTGGTCATGGTGACGATCACCGGCGGCGCGTCGGTGGCCGGGATCGTCGGGATGCTGCTCGCGGTGCCGCTGACGGCCGCCGCCTTCGGCGTCGCCCACGAGCTGCGGGACCGCTACGCGGCGGCGCAGCCGCCCCCCGCCTCGCCGGGGCCCTCCGGGTCCCCGGAGCCCTCGGCCCCGCGCTCGTAG
- a CDS encoding M18 family aminopeptidase, whose protein sequence is MSAPSRFHHPHTDDLMAFLAASPTPYHAVANAAERLEKAGFRQVAETDAWDGTSGGKYVLRGGAIVAWYVPEGSAPHTPFRIVGAHTDSPNLRVKPLPDSGAHGWRQVAVEIYGGPLMNSWLDRDLGLAGRLTLRDGSTRLVDVDRPLLRVPQLAIHLDRTVSTEGLKLDKQRHLQPVWGLGDDVRDGDLVAFLEETAGIPAGEVTGWDLMTYPVEAPAYLGRDRELVAGPRMDNLLSVHAGTAALAAVAASGGALPYIPVLAAFDHEENGSQSDTGADGPLLGTVLERSVFARGGSYEDRARAFAGTVCLSSDTGHAVHPNYAERHDPTHHPRVNGGPILKVNVNNRYATDGSGRAVFAAACEKAGVPFQSFVSHNSMPCGTTIGPITAARHGIRTVDIGVAILSMHSARELCGADDPYLLANALVAFLEG, encoded by the coding sequence ATGAGCGCACCCTCCCGCTTCCACCACCCCCACACCGACGACCTCATGGCCTTCCTGGCGGCGAGTCCGACGCCGTACCACGCCGTGGCGAACGCCGCCGAACGCCTGGAGAAGGCGGGCTTCCGGCAGGTCGCGGAGACGGACGCCTGGGACGGGACCAGCGGCGGGAAGTACGTGCTGCGCGGCGGCGCGATCGTGGCCTGGTACGTCCCCGAGGGCTCGGCCCCCCACACCCCCTTCCGGATCGTCGGCGCCCACACCGACTCCCCCAACCTGCGCGTCAAGCCGCTGCCCGACAGCGGGGCGCACGGCTGGCGCCAGGTCGCCGTGGAGATCTACGGCGGGCCGCTGATGAACTCCTGGCTCGACCGGGACCTGGGCCTGGCCGGCCGCCTCACCCTGCGGGACGGCTCGACGCGGCTGGTCGACGTCGACCGCCCGCTGCTGCGCGTCCCGCAGCTCGCCATCCACCTGGACCGCACCGTCTCCACCGAGGGCCTGAAGCTGGACAAGCAGCGGCACCTCCAGCCCGTGTGGGGCCTGGGCGACGACGTCCGCGACGGCGACCTCGTCGCCTTCCTGGAGGAGACGGCCGGCATCCCGGCCGGCGAGGTCACCGGCTGGGATTTGATGACGTACCCCGTGGAGGCCCCGGCCTACCTGGGCCGCGACCGGGAGCTGGTGGCGGGTCCGCGCATGGACAACCTGCTGTCGGTGCACGCCGGTACGGCCGCCCTGGCCGCCGTCGCCGCCTCCGGCGGCGCCCTGCCGTACATCCCCGTGCTGGCCGCCTTCGACCACGAGGAGAACGGCTCGCAGTCGGACACGGGCGCCGACGGCCCGCTCCTCGGCACGGTGCTGGAGCGCTCGGTGTTCGCGCGCGGCGGGTCGTACGAGGACCGGGCGCGCGCCTTCGCCGGCACCGTCTGCCTGTCCTCCGACACCGGGCACGCCGTGCACCCGAACTACGCGGAGCGGCACGACCCGACCCACCACCCGCGCGTCAACGGCGGCCCCATCCTGAAGGTCAACGTCAACAACCGCTACGCGACCGACGGTTCGGGCCGCGCGGTGTTCGCCGCCGCCTGCGAGAAGGCCGGCGTCCCCTTCCAGTCCTTCGTCTCCCACAACTCCATGCCCTGCGGCACGACGATCGGGCCCATCACCGCCGCCCGGCACGGCATCCGCACGGTCGACATCGGCGTGGCGATCCTGTCGATGCACAGCGCCCGCGAGCTGTGCGGCGCGGACGACCCGTACCTGCTGGCGAACGCGCTGGTGGCGTTCCTGGAAGGCTAG
- a CDS encoding NHL domain-containing thioredoxin family protein, whose translation MNEAPPVPTPAPRRARVRAPELIGKGGWLNTGGKELTLADLRGKCVVVDFWTFCCINCLHVLDELRELEEKHRDTVVIIGVHSPKFVHEAEHRAVVDAVERYGVEHPVLDDPELATWKQYAVRAWPTLVVIDPEGYVVAQHAGEGHAHAIERLVEELEAEHAAKGTLRRGDGPYVPPEPEPTTLRFPGKALLLPSGNFLVSDTTRHQLVELAQDGESVVRRIGTGTRGFTDGDAATAAFNEPQGLALLEDGSVVVADTVNHALRRLDPASGEVTTLAGTGRQWMQGDATSGPGREVSLSSPWDVAWWNGRVWIAMAGVHQLWAYDPDGGAVAVAAGTTNEGLVDGPGAEAWFAQPSGLAATPERLWLADSETSALRWVDLDGAVHTAVGTGLFDFGHRDGAADQALLQHPLGVTALPDGSVAVSDTYNHALRRYDPRTGEVTTLATDLREPSDAVLVGDDIVVVESARHRLTRLRLPEEAVRVEAVAHRTQRAATEVAPGRLRLDVIFQAPAGQKLDTRYGPSTRLLVSATPPELLLHGEGAGTDLSRDLELDPAVPEGVLHVSAMAASCDDDPANEYPACHVHQQDWGVPVRLTEGGADRLPLVLAGMDADA comes from the coding sequence ATGAACGAAGCTCCCCCGGTGCCCACCCCCGCGCCCCGCCGTGCCCGTGTCCGTGCCCCCGAGCTGATCGGCAAGGGCGGCTGGCTGAACACCGGCGGCAAAGAGCTGACCCTCGCTGACTTGCGAGGTAAGTGCGTTGTCGTCGATTTCTGGACCTTCTGCTGCATCAACTGCCTGCACGTCCTGGACGAGCTGCGCGAGCTGGAGGAGAAGCACCGGGACACGGTCGTGATCATCGGCGTGCACTCGCCGAAGTTCGTGCACGAGGCCGAGCACCGGGCCGTGGTGGACGCCGTGGAGCGGTACGGCGTCGAGCACCCCGTCCTGGACGACCCGGAGCTGGCCACCTGGAAGCAGTACGCGGTGCGGGCCTGGCCCACGCTCGTGGTGATCGACCCCGAGGGGTACGTCGTCGCACAGCACGCCGGCGAGGGGCACGCCCACGCCATCGAGCGGCTGGTGGAGGAGCTGGAGGCCGAGCACGCGGCGAAGGGGACCCTGCGGCGCGGCGACGGGCCGTACGTGCCGCCGGAGCCGGAGCCGACGACCCTGCGCTTCCCGGGCAAGGCCCTGCTGCTGCCGTCCGGGAACTTCCTGGTCAGCGACACCACCCGGCACCAGCTGGTGGAGCTCGCGCAGGACGGGGAGAGCGTGGTGCGGCGGATCGGCACCGGGACGCGCGGCTTCACGGACGGCGACGCCGCCACCGCGGCCTTCAACGAGCCGCAGGGCCTGGCGCTGCTGGAGGACGGGTCCGTGGTCGTCGCCGACACCGTCAACCACGCCCTGCGCCGCCTCGACCCGGCCTCCGGCGAGGTCACGACCCTGGCCGGGACCGGCCGCCAGTGGATGCAGGGCGACGCCACCTCCGGCCCCGGACGCGAGGTCAGCCTCTCCTCGCCCTGGGACGTGGCCTGGTGGAACGGCCGGGTGTGGATCGCCATGGCCGGCGTCCACCAGCTCTGGGCGTACGACCCGGACGGCGGGGCCGTCGCGGTCGCGGCCGGGACGACCAACGAGGGGCTGGTCGACGGCCCGGGCGCCGAGGCGTGGTTCGCGCAGCCCTCGGGGCTCGCGGCCACCCCCGAGCGGCTGTGGCTCGCCGACTCCGAGACGTCCGCGCTGCGCTGGGTGGACCTCGACGGCGCCGTGCACACCGCGGTGGGCACCGGGCTGTTCGACTTCGGGCACCGGGACGGCGCCGCGGATCAGGCCCTGCTCCAGCATCCGCTGGGCGTCACGGCGCTGCCGGACGGCTCGGTCGCCGTCAGCGACACCTACAACCACGCCCTGCGCCGCTACGACCCGCGGACGGGGGAGGTCACCACGCTGGCGACGGATCTGCGCGAGCCCAGCGACGCCGTCCTCGTGGGCGACGACATCGTGGTGGTGGAGTCGGCCCGGCACCGTCTGACCCGGCTCCGGCTGCCGGAGGAGGCGGTGCGGGTGGAGGCCGTCGCCCACCGCACCCAGCGCGCGGCGACCGAGGTGGCCCCCGGGCGGCTCCGGCTGGACGTGATCTTCCAGGCCCCGGCGGGGCAGAAGCTCGACACCCGGTACGGTCCCTCGACCCGGCTGCTGGTCTCGGCCACCCCGCCCGAGCTGCTGCTGCACGGCGAGGGCGCGGGCACCGATCTCTCCCGCGACCTGGAACTCGACCCCGCCGTCCCCGAGGGGGTCCTGCACGTCTCCGCGATGGCGGCGTCCTGTGACGACGACCCCGCCAACGAGTACCCGGCCTGCCACGTCCACCAGCAGGACTGGGGCGTACCGGTCCGCCTGACCGAGGGCGGGGCGGACCGGCTGCCGCTGGTACTGGCGGGCATGGACGCCGACGCCTGA
- a CDS encoding ATP-binding SpoIIE family protein phosphatase: MRTGEPLPAVGDVLAALDTGLWHWDTAAGLVAVDAEAARLLGLPARQATMTEAQVRARLHPGDWAEVTGVVQLAAAEGTVAEARLRVMDERGGVVRVVRSRSRPSFDPERKAYRLVGTLQEVSDPAPGTAAVGEGAVTGDWRRSREAFLLDAGRALAEARSTQEVLRVVANLAMPGFSPDGLAVFGVEGDRLTIIGHHGQRPGDENPFAQMSLETDYPAAEVVRTGRAVYLSSPEEYRARYPLTWPLAQRFGRSSWAFMPLTVAGRTMGAWMAGFAYPVAFTPDERSVLATVARMLAQALSRAGAAETQRELTDGLQRSMLPVLGPRIPGMGVAARYVPTGGGLQVGGDWYDVIALPQGRFALVIGDVQGHDVRAAGLMGQLRIALRAYASEGHRPDAVLSRASRFFHDLADNPDDPGDLRFATCLYAEVDPGTGTVETARAGHLDPVVRMADGTALLRATAGGLPLGIDPDCDYPTTRLALEPGETLLLCTDGLVETGGHDLYTGWLRIRRILEESDGDLEGLADTLVQAVLGPSSHHTTGPLADRREDDIALVLLRREEETGGAGRRPVRRTILTIAQAEPERIGTARGHLRDLLHDWPSEDQTDAAVLLLSETLTNVLVHTDADALLVAEVTGDPGERRIRIEVFDNGDDLPHRRRPGEMASSGRGLMLIELLADEWGVAPRGEGKSIWFEIYERGAEGSGDPEGPGEAGGGCAAA, from the coding sequence ATGCGCACTGGTGAGCCCCTGCCCGCCGTGGGGGACGTCCTCGCCGCCCTGGACACCGGGCTGTGGCACTGGGACACCGCGGCCGGGCTGGTGGCGGTCGACGCCGAGGCGGCCCGGCTGCTCGGGCTGCCCGCCCGGCAGGCGACCATGACGGAGGCCCAGGTCCGCGCCCGGCTCCATCCGGGTGACTGGGCCGAGGTCACCGGCGTGGTGCAGCTCGCGGCGGCCGAGGGCACCGTCGCCGAGGCGCGCCTGAGGGTCATGGACGAGCGGGGCGGGGTGGTGCGCGTCGTGCGCAGCCGCTCCCGGCCGTCCTTCGACCCGGAGCGCAAGGCGTACCGGCTCGTCGGCACCCTCCAGGAGGTCAGCGATCCGGCACCGGGCACGGCCGCCGTGGGCGAGGGCGCGGTCACCGGCGACTGGCGGCGCTCGCGGGAGGCGTTCCTGCTGGACGCGGGCCGTGCGCTCGCGGAGGCCCGGTCCACGCAGGAGGTGCTGCGGGTCGTGGCGAATCTGGCGATGCCGGGTTTCTCGCCGGACGGGCTCGCGGTCTTCGGCGTGGAGGGCGACCGGCTGACGATCATCGGCCACCACGGGCAGCGGCCGGGGGACGAGAACCCGTTCGCGCAGATGTCCCTGGAGACGGACTATCCGGCGGCCGAGGTGGTCCGCACCGGCCGGGCCGTCTACCTCTCCTCGCCGGAGGAGTACCGGGCCCGCTACCCGCTCACCTGGCCGCTGGCCCAGCGCTTCGGCCGCAGCTCGTGGGCGTTCATGCCGCTGACCGTGGCGGGCCGCACGATGGGCGCCTGGATGGCCGGTTTCGCCTATCCGGTCGCGTTCACCCCGGACGAGCGGTCGGTGCTGGCCACGGTCGCCCGGATGCTGGCGCAGGCCCTGTCGCGGGCCGGGGCCGCCGAGACCCAGCGGGAGCTGACCGACGGGCTCCAGCGGTCGATGCTGCCGGTGCTGGGCCCGAGGATCCCGGGCATGGGCGTCGCCGCCCGCTATGTGCCCACCGGGGGCGGGCTCCAGGTGGGCGGTGACTGGTACGACGTGATCGCGCTGCCGCAGGGGCGCTTCGCGCTGGTCATCGGCGATGTGCAGGGGCACGATGTACGGGCGGCCGGCCTGATGGGGCAACTGCGCATCGCCCTGCGCGCCTACGCCTCCGAGGGACACCGCCCCGACGCGGTCCTCTCCCGCGCCTCCCGTTTCTTCCACGACCTCGCCGACAACCCCGACGACCCCGGTGACCTGCGCTTCGCGACCTGTCTGTACGCCGAGGTCGACCCCGGGACCGGGACGGTGGAGACCGCCCGGGCCGGTCATCTGGACCCGGTGGTGCGCATGGCCGACGGGACCGCGCTGCTGCGGGCCACGGCCGGAGGGCTCCCCCTCGGCATCGACCCGGACTGCGACTACCCGACCACGCGCCTGGCGCTGGAGCCCGGCGAGACGCTGCTGCTGTGCACGGACGGCCTGGTGGAGACCGGCGGCCACGACCTGTACACCGGCTGGCTGCGCATCCGGCGGATCCTGGAGGAGAGCGACGGCGACCTGGAGGGGCTGGCCGACACGCTGGTGCAGGCCGTGCTCGGGCCGTCCTCGCACCACACCACCGGCCCGCTGGCCGACCGGCGCGAGGACGACATCGCCCTGGTGCTGCTGCGCCGCGAGGAGGAGACCGGCGGCGCCGGGCGGCGGCCGGTGCGCCGCACGATACTCACCATCGCCCAGGCCGAGCCCGAGCGGATCGGCACCGCCCGCGGCCATCTGCGCGACCTGCTGCACGACTGGCCCAGCGAGGACCAGACCGACGCGGCGGTACTGCTGCTGTCCGAGACGCTGACCAACGTGCTCGTCCACACCGACGCCGACGCCCTGCTGGTGGCGGAGGTGACCGGGGACCCGGGCGAGCGGCGCATCCGCATCGAGGTCTTCGACAACGGCGACGATCTGCCGCACAGGCGGCGGCCGGGGGAGATGGCGTCCTCCGGGCGCGGTCTGATGCTGATCGAGCTGCTCGCGGACGAGTGGGGCGTCGCCCCGCGCGGGGAGGGCAAGAGCATCTGGTTCGAGATCTACGAGCGCGGGGCCGAGGGCTCCGGGGACCCGGAGGGCCCCGGCGAGGCGGGGGGCGGCTGCGCCGCCGCGTAG
- a CDS encoding SseB family protein, with the protein MYGYDQTAGPQQQQYAPPQQPMSGGYGQQPPLYPEPSPPSLADAVRAFTTGQMAAEDFQQIFATSKVYCPRGDNPGFLALHNTQQPVIPMFTTLKELRRYAGKESKYFVITGAEVLDLLPTGYGFVLDMEGEHRIVFDAKAVEEMVDFAMRRMYG; encoded by the coding sequence ATGTACGGCTACGACCAGACCGCGGGTCCTCAGCAGCAGCAGTACGCCCCGCCGCAGCAGCCGATGAGCGGCGGGTACGGGCAGCAGCCGCCGCTGTACCCCGAGCCGTCCCCGCCGTCGCTCGCGGACGCGGTGCGCGCCTTCACCACCGGGCAGATGGCCGCCGAGGACTTCCAGCAGATCTTCGCGACGTCGAAGGTCTACTGCCCGCGCGGCGACAATCCCGGCTTCCTCGCCCTGCACAACACCCAGCAGCCGGTGATCCCGATGTTCACCACCCTCAAGGAGCTGCGGCGCTACGCGGGCAAGGAGTCCAAGTACTTCGTGATCACCGGCGCGGAGGTGCTGGACCTGCTGCCGACCGGCTACGGGTTCGTGCTGGACATGGAGGGTGAGCACCGGATCGTCTTCGACGCCAAGGCGGTGGAGGAGATGGTCGACTTCGCCATGCGGCGGATGTACGGCTAG